Sequence from the Deinococcus aerophilus genome:
CCGCCAGGATACTGCATTCCCGCGCCGGCTAATGCTGCCCTGTATCACCACTTCGGCCGCGCTGGGGTGCTCAGTTCAGCTGAAGGGGAACGCTGTGCAGGGTGGGATTGGGGCTGGCCCCCTCGGTCGAGTAGCGCAGCTCGTAACTGCCCGGCTGGTCCGGCAGTTTGAGGCTGCCCGGATTGCCATCGCGGGTATAGAAGTACGTCGTGTAGGTCCCCACCGGCGCGCCCTGCGGCACGACCGTCACGTAATCGCCCGGATTGTTCGGGCCGGTCCAGCGGACCTGAAGGGTGCTGCCCGCCCTGGCGCTGGCGGGGGCCGTAAGCCCGTACTGCACGGCCGTGATGGTCAGGGGCACGCTGCTCAGGGTGGGGTTGGGACTGGCCTTCTCGCTGGAATAGCGCAGCTCGTAGTCGCCCGGTGCCAGCGGCAGGGTCAGTTTGCCGGGATTGCCGTCGGCCGTGTGGAAGTAGGCCGTATACATCCCCACCGGCGCTCCCTTTGGCACGACCGTCACGTAGTCACCGGGGTTGTTGGGGCCGGTCCACTTCACGCTCAGCACGCTGCCCGCCGGGGCGGACGCCGGGGCGGACAGGCCATACGTGGCCGGTGTGAGGGTGAGGGGGGTGCGGGCCAGGGTGGGATTGGGGCTGACCCGCTCGTTGGAGTACCGCAGCTCGTAATCGCCGGGTTCCAGCGGCACAGTCAGCCGGGCGGGATTGCCTGCGCCGGTGTAGACGTGGTTGGTGTAGGTGCCGTCCTGGGCGCCTTTGGGGACCACCGTGACGTAATCGCCGGGGTTGTTCGGCCCCTTCCACTGGACCTCGACCACCCGGCCCGCCTCAGCCGTTTTGGGAGCGGTCAGGGCATAGACGCCCGTCTGGGCGGTGGCCGTGGCCCGGCCCAGCGCCGCGGCCAGCTCCGCGCCGGAGCGGGTGTTCTCGAAAGTGCCCAGCCCACCAAAGCTCTTGCGGGCCGCGTCGTTCAGGTCAATGCCGATGATGCGCACATCCACCTGAATGCCGCGCTGCTTGAAGGCGCCCAGGACCTCGCCCAGCTTGCCGCCGCAGGACTCCTCGCCGTCCGTGACGAGCACGATCACCTTGCGGCTGGCGTCCTGGGGAAAATCCTGGGCCGCCTGCAGCAGGGAATACACGATGGGTGTGGCTCCCCGGGGCGTGGCGGCCGCAACCCGGGTCTGCAGCGCCGTGCGGTCAAAACCGGTCATGGGGGCGACGAGCACCGAGTCCTCGCACTGCTGGCCCGCCTTCAGCCCCGCGCCGTAGATCCGCAGGCCCACATTCAGGCCGGGTTCGGCCTTCAGGTCGCCCAGAAACTGCCTGAGCGTGGCCTGGGCCGACGCCATGCGGGTCTGGCCGTCGGGCAGTTTGGTCAGCATGCTGCCGGAGGCGTCCAGAATCAGCTGGACGTGGGTGGCCGTCGCCTGCGCTCCCGCCAGTCCGGCCAGGCCCAGCCATAGACTCAGGCCCAACCCCAGACCGGGCACGGTCACACGAAGCAGCGAGCGGGCCGACGGAACGCGTTGCGGTCTGTGCATGGGCCACCTCCGGAAACGAGAACACACCTGTGTCTGGACAGCAGGTGCAGAAACAAGGGGGGGGTCTGTGTGCCCCGGTTTCCGCCGGTCTGCCGCCCGCCGAACGTTTTTTGTCAGTGTATACCTCCGCGCAGCGCAGACCGGTGGAAGGCCGGGATTTGTCTGTGCCCGCAGAAGATTGTCTGTGCCCGCTGAAGAACTGCTCTAGACTGTGCCCGATGGCTGTCTGTTCTCCGCTGTGTCCAGGGGTCCGGTGACGTCGCCCGTGCAGGCCGCCGCGCACGAGCGCGGGCGCAAGCTGCTGGGCCTGTACCGCCGGGGGGTGGGCGGAGAGCGCACCAACGCCGGACGGCTGCTGCTGGCTCACCTCAGGACCCACGACCTGACGCTGTACGACCTGGACCCCAGCCTGCCAGTCACCCAGGACCTGGGCGCGCTGGAGAACTGGCGCGAGAGCGCGGCCCTGTTCTCGCAGCTGGACACGCCCGCCCATGACGACGCCCTCACCCGGCTGGTGGATGCGGGCGACCTGACCGACGCCGAACTCGCGCGCCTGCTGGAGCGGGTGGACCTGCAGCGGCTGGTGGACGTGCGTGCCGACGGCTGGGCCTACGCGCATGGTGGGGACGGGCACGGTAGAACTGCGGACGCCGACGCCTACCGCCGAGCGGCACGCTCGGTCACGCCGGCCATGCTGCTGGGCGGCCGGGGTTCGCTGGCGGACCGTCTGCTCGCCGCAGTGCTGCGCGAGCACCACCGCCTGACCCACCCCGAACGGCTGATCCGGGCGGCGGACGAGTTGCAAAAGCGCGTGCTGCTGGGCCTGATTTTCGGCCTGACCGGCACGCGCGGCGAGCTTGTGCCCGAGGGCGTGCGCGCCCACCTTAACGTGGACCAGCTGGCGCGGGTGCGGGCGCTGCTGGCCTCCCAGGGCGAGCGGTTGGCCGGGGAAGCCCTGCGCCACGCCGAGGCCCTGGGCGCAGAGGTGGGGCGGTCGGGGTAGGCAGCGGGCAAAGGGTTCAGGCCGACTGCGCTACAACTATGACCCCATGACGGTTCGCCTTGCTGGCGGCCATGTTTTTCCCGCCGGACGTGCGGGCCGTACCGGGCGGGCTGCTGTCTGACCTGCCGGACCACGGACCCCTTCCACTCGCCCCTTTCTTCGCCGGAGCCCCTGCCCATGAATGTCCTGTTCACCAAGAATTTCAGCGTCACCGCCGCCCAGCTTCATGCCCTGGAGGGCACGCGGTACACCGTGTGGGCCAGCCACAGCGATCCCGGCCACGGCATGCTGGCCGCTGCCCCCCACGGCTTTCTGGAGCCGCGCGGCCTGCTGGGCGACGATTACGCTGCGTGGTTGCTCGACGCCTGCTCGCGCCACGACATCCAGATCGTTCTTCCTGGCAAGGAGCGTGAGCGGCTGGCGTCCTGGGAGGACCGTTTCTCGGCGGCGGGCGTCACGCTGATCACTCCGGCGGACGAGGCGACGCAGCGGCATCTGGAGCGCAAGGATGAGTTCCTGCGGGCCTGGGATACAGACGTCCTGCCCATTCCCCGCTGGACGACCTTTGACAACCTGCAGGGTTTCGATGAGGGAGCCGCGGCCCTGGGCGAACCGGGGGTGCGGCTGTGCGTGAAGCCCGCGCGCGGCATCTATGCCAGCGGCTTCCGGGTGCTGATGGACCCGCCCGACCTGAAGTCGTTTCTCAAGGGCGAGCTGTACCAGATGAGCGTGGCGGCGGCGCGCGAGCTGTTTGCCCAGCCGGGGGTGCCCACCATGCTGCTGATGCACACGCTGGAAGGGGCCGAGCGCAGCGTGGACTGCGTGGCGTGGCGCGGCGAGTTGATCCGCGCCGTGGTGCGCCGCAAGGGAGGCGAGGGGGGCCAGAACATCGAGGACCGCCCCGATCTGGTGGAGGCCGCCCGGCGCATCGCCGCGCGCTATGGCCTGAGCGGCATCTTCAATTTTCAGACCAAGGACGGCCCGGACGCCTCGGGGCGCACCCGCACGCCCAACATGCTGGAGATCAACGCCCGCGCCTCGGGGGGACTGCGCTACAGCATGGCGGCGGGGGTCAATTTTCCGCTGCTGCTGCTGGACGCCGCCACGGGCGTGCTGGACCGCGCGGCGTTGCCCCCGGTTCAGACTGGTCTGAGCGTGGCCGAGGACAAGGTGGTGCGGGTGGTCCGCAGGCAAGAGGAGGTCGTGTCTTGACCGCCGCTCCGTCGCCCGTGACCCACCACACGGTGACCCTGCGCAGCGGAGAGCTGCGGCTGTGGCTGGACACGCCCCATCCACCGCTGGACGACCTGCTGGACTACGCCGTGCGGCAAAATCCCAAACGGGGGTTTCTGTTTGTCAGCCGCGTGCTGGGCAAACACATTCCCATAGCCCCGGCGGTGGCCGAGAACACGTACCAGACCCTGGCGGCGGCGCTGCCCGAACTGCGCGCCCCGCACTTTATCGGGCTGGCCGAGACCGCCACCGCGCTGGGCGAGGGAGTGTACCGGGCGTGGCGGGCGCTGCATCCCCAGCGGGCGGCCACCTTCCAGCACACCACCCGCTACCACGCTGCCCGGCCGCTGTTGCTGCGCTTTGACGAACCGCACTCGCACGCTCCGGCCCACCTAGTCTATGACCCCGGCGAGGCGGCGCGGGCGGCCACCGAACTCGTGCTCGTCGATGATGAGCTGTCCACGGGCACCACCCTGGAAAACCTGGCGCGGGAGTGGCAACGGCTGCACCCGCACCTGCAGCGGGTCGTGCTCGTCAGCCTCACCAACTGGTGTTCACGTCGCGGCGACATCGGGGCGGCCCTGGGTCTGCCCACCACCTTCATCAGCCTGACGCGCGGGGGGTATGCTTTCACGCCCGCCGCCGACTGGCAACCGCCCGCGCTGCCCCCCGTGACCGGGAACGGCGCAGACAAGTCGGCGTTGCTGCCCGCCCGCAGCCCGCGTTTTGGCAGCGGGGAAGAGCTGGTGTGGCCCGAGCTTGATTTTCAGCCCACCGACCGGGTGCTCGTGCTGGGCACCGGGGAATACCAGTACCCGGCCTTCGCCCTGGCCCGCAGGGTCGCGCCGGGGGTGGCCTCGTGCGTGTTCTCGGCCACCACCCGCAGCCCGATTCTGGAGGGGGGAGCGATTCGCCACAAACTGAGCTTTACCGACCATGTGGGGGACGACATGCCCAACTACCTGTACAACGTGGACCCGGCGGCGTACACCCACATCCTGGTCACCCATGAGGGCGCCTGCGTGCCCGACCCGGTGCTGATGGCTGCGCTGGGGCCGCACGCACAGGCCGTCTGCCTGTCTCCGCTGGAGCGGCAGTGATCGTCGCCTTCACCGACCTGGACGACACGCTGTTTCAGACCCGGCGCAAGCTGCCGGCCGGGGCCGCCGGTCTGACTCCCGCCACCGTGGACCGTGACGGCCAGCCCCACTCCTTTTGCACACCCGCGCAGTCGGCGCTGCTCGCCCACTTCGCCGCAAGCGGCGTGACCGTCGTGCCGGTGACCGGCCGCGACCCGGCGGCGATGGCGCGCGTCACGCTGCCGTTTACCTCGTGGCGGGTACTGGACCACGGCCTGACCGTGCTGCGTCCCGACGGAACGGCCGACCCCGGGTGGCGGGAGCAGGTACTTGCCCACCTCGCGGAGCTGGCGGAGGCCCTGGCCGGCTGCACCGAACACGTCGCGGCCCTGGCCGCCGAACACGGCTGCCGCCTGACCCGCCACCGGGCACACGGCGCGCACTTCATGACGGTCCTCAAGCACCCGCAGGCCGACGCGGCCCGTCTGGAGGCGCTGCAACTGGCGTGGGAAGCGCTGCTCGAGGAACGGGCCTGGGCGGGACTGCACATCATCGCCAACGCCAACAATGTCAGCGTGCTGCCCCGGCACCTGGGCAAGGCCGAGGCGGTGCGCTACCTGCGCGAACAGCACTTCCCGGACGCGGCCCTGACCCTGGCGCTGGGAGACAGCCTGAGCGACGTGCCCTTCATGAACGCCTGCGATCTGGCGCTCACGCCGCCGGCGGGACAGCTGCTGCGAACCGTGACCGCTGCCCGCCTGCCGCAGCGCTAAGGCGCGTCCCCGACCCCATCCCGCGCATGTCATGATCGAACCGTGCCTCGCGTTGCCCGGCACTTCCTCTGTCGCCCCGCTCCCCAGGACCCCGAATGATCCAGACCCAGACCCTGAACCACACCTTTGCCCCCGACGACGTGACGGTGCAGCTGCGCCCCGGCACCCCCCGGCTGGTGGGCGTGGCCGAGAAGGAAGCCCTGCTGCGCGGCGGCGAGTCCTACGGCACCCTGCTCACGCCCGAAGGTCCGCCCAGCGCTGTGCAGCTCACGGCCTACCGTGAGGCCCTGATCCGCAATGGGTTCCGTGTGGCGGGTCTGATCGCCTCGCTGGGCGCGCACCTGCTGGAGCACGTGCCGGGTGCCGTGCTGGTGTCGCTGGCCCGGGCCGGGACGCCGGTGGGCTGTGCCCTGCGCCGCTTTGCCCGGCAGCGTGGGGCAGACCTGCCGCACCACACCCTGAGCATCATCCGGGGCGAGGGGATTGACCGGGAGGCCCTGCGGCGGGTGCGCGCGGCGCATCCGGGGCGCCCGCTGGTCTTCGTGGACGGCTGGACCGGCAAGGGCAGCATCGCGCAAACCCTGGCGGGCAGCCTGCCGGACGACGTGCCCGTCCGGCTCGCGGTTCTGAGTGACCCGGCGGGCGTGGCCGACTTTGCCGCCACCCACGACGATCTGCTGCTGCCCCACGCGGCCCTGAATGCCACGGTCAGCGGACTGCTGAGCCGGACCTTTACCGATGGCAGGGCAGGACTGCACGCGGCCCGGACCGAGGAGCAGCTGCGCGGCGACGACGTGAGCGGCGCGTATCTGGATGCGCTGGACGCATTTGTGGCCCGGATTGCTGAGCCTGCCCCGCTGTCTCCCGGTCCCCGGCCCGTTCGTCCCTATGACGCGGTGCTGGCGCTGGCCGCTGACCTGGGCGTGCGCGACCCGCATCTGGTCAAGCCAGGGGTGGGGGAGGCCACCCGGGTCTTTCTGCGCCGTCAGCCTGCCGGACTGCTGCTGCGCGACGCCGGCCACCCGGACACCGCCCACCTGCGCGAACTGGCCGGCGCGGCGCACATTCCGGTGACCGTGCACGCTGGACTGCCGTATCTGGCGGCGGCCCTGATCTCGCCGGGCGCGGGGGCCCGCAAGGGGCGGGAGGCATGACCGGGCTGCACGGTGTTCCGGCGCTTGGTCCGTGGGCCCTGGGAGCCAGCCTGTACACCCCGGCCACCCGCAGTGACCTGCTGTGGCTGGGCACCGGGCGGTATCCGGCGCTGACCAGCGTGATCTACTGCACCGAGGACGCCGTGCGCGAGGACCACCTGCCCGGCGCGCTCGCGAATCTGGCGCGCACCCTGCCGCTGCTTCCGCCGCCGGGGGTGGGGCCGGTGCGGTTGATCCGCGCCCGCAATCCGCAGGTGTTCGCCCGGCTGCTGACGCTGGACCTGAGGGGCATCAGCGGCTTTGTTCTGCCCAAGATCCACGCGGGCAACCTGAGCGCCTACCTGGACGTGCTGGCGGCCTCGGCGACCCCCGGGATGCCGGTGCTGCTCACCCTGGAAACACACGAGGCCCTCAGCGAGGTCCACATGACGCAGCTGCGCGACCGGATCCTGGCCCTGGGGCACGGCCCGCAGGTGGCGGGGCTGCGCATCGGGGGCAACGACCTGATGCACGCGCTGGGGGTGCGCCGCACGCCGGGCCGCACGCTGTACGAGGGGCCGCTGGAGCGGGTGATCGGCATGCTGGTGGGCGTCTTCAGGCCCCACGGCTTCACGCTGTCCAGCCCGGTCTACGAGGTTTTCGAGGACCTGAGCACCCTGGCGCGCGAGGTTGAGCAGGACCTGGAATACGGACTGTGTGGCAAGACCATCATTCATCCGGCGCAGCTGGACACCGTGCTGCAGGGCTACCGCGTCTCCGAGGCCGATCTGGCCGAAGCCCACGCCATCCTGGCCCCCGACGCGCCGGCTGTCTTTCGTATGAACGGGCGCATGTGCGAGCCCGCGACCCACACCCGCTGGGCTGCGGGCATCCTGGCCCGCGCCGAGCGCTACGGGCTGCTGGAACGGCAGCGGCACGAGGCGCTGCACTTTTAGGGGTGGGGCAGAACGTGGGTGGCTGCGGGGGCTGCGGGCACAGGACATCCCGGTTTTATGAGGGC
This genomic interval carries:
- a CDS encoding cysteine protease StiP domain-containing protein translates to MIQTQTLNHTFAPDDVTVQLRPGTPRLVGVAEKEALLRGGESYGTLLTPEGPPSAVQLTAYREALIRNGFRVAGLIASLGAHLLEHVPGAVLVSLARAGTPVGCALRRFARQRGADLPHHTLSIIRGEGIDREALRRVRAAHPGRPLVFVDGWTGKGSIAQTLAGSLPDDVPVRLAVLSDPAGVADFAATHDDLLLPHAALNATVSGLLSRTFTDGRAGLHAARTEEQLRGDDVSGAYLDALDAFVARIAEPAPLSPGPRPVRPYDAVLALAADLGVRDPHLVKPGVGEATRVFLRRQPAGLLLRDAGHPDTAHLRELAGAAHIPVTVHAGLPYLAAALISPGAGARKGREA
- a CDS encoding phosphoribosyltransferase domain-containing protein; this translates as MTAAPSPVTHHTVTLRSGELRLWLDTPHPPLDDLLDYAVRQNPKRGFLFVSRVLGKHIPIAPAVAENTYQTLAAALPELRAPHFIGLAETATALGEGVYRAWRALHPQRAATFQHTTRYHAARPLLLRFDEPHSHAPAHLVYDPGEAARAATELVLVDDELSTGTTLENLAREWQRLHPHLQRVVLVSLTNWCSRRGDIGAALGLPTTFISLTRGGYAFTPAADWQPPALPPVTGNGADKSALLPARSPRFGSGEELVWPELDFQPTDRVLVLGTGEYQYPAFALARRVAPGVASCVFSATTRSPILEGGAIRHKLSFTDHVGDDMPNYLYNVDPAAYTHILVTHEGACVPDPVLMAALGPHAQAVCLSPLERQ
- a CDS encoding ATP-grasp domain-containing protein — protein: MNVLFTKNFSVTAAQLHALEGTRYTVWASHSDPGHGMLAAAPHGFLEPRGLLGDDYAAWLLDACSRHDIQIVLPGKERERLASWEDRFSAAGVTLITPADEATQRHLERKDEFLRAWDTDVLPIPRWTTFDNLQGFDEGAAALGEPGVRLCVKPARGIYASGFRVLMDPPDLKSFLKGELYQMSVAAARELFAQPGVPTMLLMHTLEGAERSVDCVAWRGELIRAVVRRKGGEGGQNIEDRPDLVEAARRIAARYGLSGIFNFQTKDGPDASGRTRTPNMLEINARASGGLRYSMAAGVNFPLLLLDAATGVLDRAALPPVQTGLSVAEDKVVRVVRRQEEVVS
- a CDS encoding HAD-IIB family hydrolase, which produces MIVAFTDLDDTLFQTRRKLPAGAAGLTPATVDRDGQPHSFCTPAQSALLAHFAASGVTVVPVTGRDPAAMARVTLPFTSWRVLDHGLTVLRPDGTADPGWREQVLAHLAELAEALAGCTEHVAALAAEHGCRLTRHRAHGAHFMTVLKHPQADAARLEALQLAWEALLEERAWAGLHIIANANNVSVLPRHLGKAEAVRYLREQHFPDAALTLALGDSLSDVPFMNACDLALTPPAGQLLRTVTAARLPQR
- a CDS encoding HpcH/HpaI aldolase/citrate lyase family protein, yielding MTGLHGVPALGPWALGASLYTPATRSDLLWLGTGRYPALTSVIYCTEDAVREDHLPGALANLARTLPLLPPPGVGPVRLIRARNPQVFARLLTLDLRGISGFVLPKIHAGNLSAYLDVLAASATPGMPVLLTLETHEALSEVHMTQLRDRILALGHGPQVAGLRIGGNDLMHALGVRRTPGRTLYEGPLERVIGMLVGVFRPHGFTLSSPVYEVFEDLSTLAREVEQDLEYGLCGKTIIHPAQLDTVLQGYRVSEADLAEAHAILAPDAPAVFRMNGRMCEPATHTRWAAGILARAERYGLLERQRHEALHF
- a CDS encoding VWA domain-containing protein — encoded protein: MHRPQRVPSARSLLRVTVPGLGLGLSLWLGLAGLAGAQATATHVQLILDASGSMLTKLPDGQTRMASAQATLRQFLGDLKAEPGLNVGLRIYGAGLKAGQQCEDSVLVAPMTGFDRTALQTRVAAATPRGATPIVYSLLQAAQDFPQDASRKVIVLVTDGEESCGGKLGEVLGAFKQRGIQVDVRIIGIDLNDAARKSFGGLGTFENTRSGAELAAALGRATATAQTGVYALTAPKTAEAGRVVEVQWKGPNNPGDYVTVVPKGAQDGTYTNHVYTGAGNPARLTVPLEPGDYELRYSNERVSPNPTLARTPLTLTPATYGLSAPASAPAGSVLSVKWTGPNNPGDYVTVVPKGAPVGMYTAYFHTADGNPGKLTLPLAPGDYELRYSSEKASPNPTLSSVPLTITAVQYGLTAPASARAGSTLQVRWTGPNNPGDYVTVVPQGAPVGTYTTYFYTRDGNPGSLKLPDQPGSYELRYSTEGASPNPTLHSVPLQLN